The genomic stretch ATTGTGAACTCATGGATTTAAGCAAATTGGATGTTTGGAACCATCATGGTCCTTGCTGATGCTGAAACTGTCCCCCCCTCAAGTGGGGGACCCCCAACTTGACTCAGGAGACTGATATAATCATGGTAATCTCAGCCTCCTTGCTTCTGATACATTCTAGTCATGTCTTCAAAGCTTCTGCCCCAAACCTGAAATTAGCCATTTTTCCAGGGAGCCCTTGGTTTTCACTTAAAGGGATAATGGTATTTAGATACCACAGTCTGGGCACTATAAATGCTCATTGCTATGGGTTTGGTCAATATCTCTAGGTCTTTACAGTTGGCAGACCTGGAGgaaatttttaagattaaagtACAGCATGAGTTTATACTTTAATCTTCTTGATCTTAcatctgtatctcttctttcTCATTGGAAATCCAGCTTCTTAAGGAGATAAACAGAATTACTTCTCACTATTCTCACATTGTCCCAGAATAAAGGTACCAACACTAGAATAATAGTGGGATTATTGGAAACCATTCAGTTTATTTGGTAGTTCTTTTTGTCCTTAGGGTTCTCtatgtatttgttgttttaaagtcaCTTGGAGGTGGAATTTGGGCCAGGATGAGGAGGGGGTGTATATACTGTTCCTAAATGGTTCTGTGTAAGTTATCTCTTTTCCAGTTGGAGAGAGTGCCATCACCTGATCATCGCCGGAGAAGCTACCGAGACTTGGACAAGCCCCGTCGTTCTCCCACACTGCGCTACAGGAGGAGTAGAAGCCGGTCTCCCAGAAGGTAAGGCCCTAGTCATTGGCCTCTTCCAGAGAGACTTTTAGCACGGTAGCAAAGAAGTTTGGAcgtcaaagaaggaaaaaattcagATTGTGAAGAATGTTTGCCTAGTGTATTAATTGCTATAGAACAACCACCTGCAAAACCTCTGTGGCAGACAGTAACCATTTATGTAGTTCACAAGGCTATAGTCAGTGATTTGAAGCTGGGCTAGAATAGAATAGGCAGTGTAAGTTCACTCACCCATTTTGTGGTCAGCTGTCTGTTGGCTAGTATAAGATGGCTTTTAACTAAGATGACTGAGGCAACTCATCTCTTCTCCATGTGTCTCATTCTAGGCTAAGTTAGGCATGTTCTCATGGCAGTGGTAGAATTCAAGAGCAGACAGCCTCAGTCACATAAGTTTCCTTCCAGTATCTGTTAGTATCCCATCTGCGAATACCCCATTGGCAAAGCAGATGACATGGCCAATCCCAGACTTAGAGTGGGAGGGTGTTAATAAAAAGTTACAGAGCAAAGGGCATGGATACGAGTGAAGAATTTGGACAGTTTTTGGAATCTACAACTGCAGTGCACCTACTaaggttttcctcttttctctctgtatagGCGGAGTAGGTCTCCTAAAAGGAGGAGGTAAGCCTTCAGTTGATTTGTAATGAAAGATAGGgttttggggaagggggggggtgctGTTGTGGTGAATATATTGTCAGATAAAGGAATCTGACCAGTCATCTCCACAGCCCCTCCCCTCGCCGAGAAAGGCATCGGAGCAAAAGTCCAAGGCGTCACCGCAGCAGGTCTCGAGATAGAAGGCACAGATCCCGCTCCAAGTCTCCAGGTATAGCCTTTGGGCCTTTTGCTATTGGTTGTCTTAAAGAACTGTAATTAGCCTAGTCAGCCTCCTGCAGTACAGAAATGCCTGACTGTATTATtgcttgaaaagaaaaggaaatgaacttaGAATATGAAAGTTAAGAGTTCACATCTTGACTCTCCTTTATAAGATTTGCTAAAAAGATGATGagcttcagttttttcatctgaaattatAGGAACACCACCCAACAGAGTAGTggtaaataaatgtgatttttgtgAAATCAGCCATAAAGCCTTGAATGTATATAAAGTGGGTTCAGTTCTTCTGACCACcgcccccacaacacacacatttCAGAGAAGTGCTACCAACAAGAGCTGTCTCTAGCATAagccaaaaaaaatattaagccaATTAAAGGGGTTGGGGGAAGTGAAAGTGCCAGTGAGGGAGTAGGTAGGTAGAATACCACTCATCCAGTGGCCCTTTCTTCCCTAGGTCATCACCGTAGTCACAGACATAGGAGCCACTCAAAGTCTCCTGAAAGGTATGGACTGATCTCTATTTTGacttaagaattttttctttattcagaaaTTAAAGCCCCAATCATAACTAAGTTAGAcctgaagttttgttttgatgGGAATATTTAGGAATTTTCCTTTATTACAGGACAAAATTGGCCTTTTGCCCTGAGAATTTTTAGAACTATGTATGTTTCGTGTTcgtttgttttttcctcatagGATTACAGCTTTGGATAGTGGTAAGGGCATGAGCTTTGGTCTCAGGAGACCTGTGATTAAATCCCAACTTTTAACACCTAACAGTTGAGTGACATTGGACAAAGTCACTTTCATTTGATAAATTTTCATTAGAAACCTCTATATGCTATTATACTCTGTCAGGTGCACTCTTAACCTCTCAGAGCCCATTTTCTCAATGGCAAATTTTGGATAGTAATGCCTCACTCAGTGTTGCTCTGAGACAGTACACCAagcacatttaataaatattaggtattggggtgcctgggtggctcagtcagttgagcatctgactttggctcagggcatgatctcacagctcataggtttgagccccgcatcggactctgtgctaacagctcggagcctggagactgcttctgattctgtgcctccctctctctctacccctaacctactcccattctttctctgtctctctcaaaaataaataaacattaaaaaataataataaataaatattaggtatCTCCATCCCCGTCAGTATCTGCATGCCCCTGTCTTCCTCAGAAGTTCTTGCCTAGCTCCTTTAACACCTGTATTACGATTTGTATGTGTTACCATTTCAGATCTAAGAAAAGCCACAAGAAGAGCCGGAGAGGGAATGAGTAATGGACTCAGTTTGGTTTTAGTCCAAATGGCCTCATGTGGATCTGAAGTCACCTGTCTATGTGGAAGTATCAAGACCTACACCTTAGGCAGCTATGAGAATATTTTAGCTCTTTTTAACCAagtttctccactttttttttttttttaaatgaaagaggtGCTGAGTTTTGTATCGCTCTTTGAATCATAATCCACATTTGAGGGATAGCACTTCCCAAGGGCTGCTTTCGACCCCTCTGTACAACCAACCTTGACTGTACTCAACTTTGTAAGGGATTTGAGGGGTGGAGAGGATGAATGGCAAGGAGAGGATGTGGCTGCATGGTGACCcttttgttattaaattttacaCATCCACTTTCCGTATTTCTGTAGTTTAGTTTTGGTTTGCTCCGTAATTAGAACTGTTCTGAGAATCCTGAGATTTGTGCTGCTGCTGTTACACTCAAAACTCAAGTCAGTAAAACCTATTCTCTCCCAGACTTTTTTTCAGCAGCACTACgtaataaacatgaaaactgaTGAGTTAGCAGCAGCTTTGTAAGAACAGAATGTATTCAAATGTTAAGACTTCTTCTGGATCATTTAATCCAGTTGCATTGAACAGTTCAACAATGGAACTTAACACCTTTTACACAACATTCTtatatgttttttcttcctcataaGCCTTGAATTCTAGGTTATGGTGCTCAGCCTTTACCTTGAAAAGACTGTCATTATTTTCCAAGTTTAGTCGGTAGCAGTGGGCCTATAAGATTGAAAAGGAGAGTTAAGTATCTAATACCATTCACGGTTTTGACTTCATTTGCTGGCAAACAGTGCCATTTATTCACAAAGTTAGAAAGTACAGCAGGAAGAGGCCAAGCTTTAGAGGGGGCAGGTGGTGAAAGTTCTTTTGGTAGTAAAATGATGCATTCAATTTTACTTAAAGTACAGAGACTGCTACGGTATATCTAGATAAAGCCCAGGTTGTTAGAAGTAGGAATTGGAGTTGAGCATAGTGATCTAACCCTGAATTGACAACATTTAGGTAATTGTGGAAGATGTAGAATTAAATGGGGGCTGCCCAGGAAGTGTGTGTTTATGTAAGAAAAGCCAACAACAGAAGCATAGGCAACACTCAACACTGGTGAGAGAAAGCAATGCAGTCAACCacctgaaaatggaaatgaacttTCAGAAAGGTAGAAGAATTAGGAGACAGTATATCAAAGAAGCTAAGGGTTTGAGGACTTAGAAGCAAAATAAGAACTGCAAAGTGTCCGTGGGCATTGATAATCAAGGTGTTGAGATCTTTGCTAGAAGAGTTCATTCTACTAGTActtaacttttcctttaaaaaggaaacagtggaaaaaaagaggggtggggggaagtgatTGGACTTCCCACAGCTCTGGACCTACCAAGAATTCTGAAGACCAATTGCCTCATAGGATCTAGTTTCTTGGGAAGCCAGATCTGGTCACAGGATTAACATTCTTTTGCTTGCTGTTGAACTGAAGGACTTTTGCAGCAATGTTAAAGCATTTTGGGAGATTTGAGATTTTACATTCTTCAACGATTCCTCACCTGGTAATACTTGAGCTGATAAAAGTCATCCATAAGAGCTAATGTTATTCATCATACAACTATATATAAGACTGcctttaagaattaaatataagCACCTCTATTTATATCTGTTATAGAGTCCTAGAAGTTAGTTCTTTACCAAAGTGATCCAGATGGAAAGAAATGTCTTCTGGCTTAATGACCTATGGACCAACCAagcatattgttaaaatattcattttaaagtataagattaagaaattgaaaaacctgcaaaaaaaaacccacaaaaactcgACAatcttaaataacagaaataagcCTCGCCTCCTCAAACTAACTATAAACTTAAAGCATACTTATTTAGGTGTATGGAGAGATCTGAACCAAATTGTAGTACAGCCAGCCTAAAACAGGAAGCAGATTGTTCCTATTCTTTTATTAGTGACAAAGAATTGCAGACGAGATGAAGTCTAAGGACAAACTTTGCTGAAGGGCCATTTCTGTCATCTGTGTGCTAGCCTACTGGATGAGGCCTTGGAACTGTAGCTTTGTAAACCTTTTTTGACTGTAGCCtatattaagaaacattttacattttacccCTTTACACATGTATTCTATACtgaaacatttcaggaaaaaaacattaTGCAAAATGCATTCTGTATTTCCTATAcagtattttgtgggtttttttaattttttttaatgttgagagagagagacagagcaggagcggagaaggggcagagcaagagagggacacagaacccAGGCtcccaagcagctccaggctccgagctgtcagcacagagcccgaaacagggctcgaattcacaagccatgaaatcatgacctgagccgaagttagatgctcaactgactgagccacctaggcaccccttaatacatttttaacacTGGGTGCAAACTACTAAATTGATTTCACTTCCCACAATTAATTTGGTTAAATCTTCCAATATAAGAACTCAACTGAAAGCCTCATTCCCTGAGCCCCTTTCTGTTATTTCCCGCATATAGATTGATCTGATGTTAAATAAGCATTACTCAGAAAAGAAAGACCACAGATGCTGGTCACTCCCTGCAGAAAGTTAAAGTAACAAGTTCTCCAGACTCAAAAAAAGACCATTAACaggatgcatgggtggctcagtcaagcatctgacatgatctcacagtttgagtttgagccctgcatcaggctctgtgctgacagctccgagcctggagcctgcttctaaatctgtgtctccctctctgcccctcccccactcatgctcgttagctcgctctcaaaaaaataataaacattaaaaaaaaagactattaacaaagtgatgttttaaaaaaatgcaaagtataCATGTTCAAAGATGAGATTAAATAAGCTTAGTAGAGcttaaatgaagatttaaaaaactgGACAAATAAAAGccttataggggtgcctgggtggcgcagtcggttaagcgtccgacttcagccaggtcacgatctcgcggtccgtgagtttgagccccgcgtcaggttctgggctgatggctcggagcctggagcctgtttccgattctgtggctccctctctctctgcccctcccccgttcatgctctgtctctctctgtcccaaaaataaataaaaaacgttgaaaaaaaaaaattaaaaaaaaaaaaaagccttattataaagcaatataaaataaatataaggcatACAAAAAATAggctggagaaaataaaaatgggaaataatttttaaaagacatataaaGGTAGTAAAACACTTGAAATCCTACATATGCATAATTCACATTCCTGATGAAGAAAATTGAGCAAATTTAAATATCCAGATACAagaaaattttcttgaaataatgaaCAATCTATTAAGAAATAGCCTGATGAAGGTAAGACACAAAGAATTACAAGGACATCTAAGCAGAGAAATCAAGTCCTGtataatgagggggaaaaaatcaagctGGTCTCAGATCTTAGAACAAACTTCACAAGGCAGCAGTGAAGCAAAAGGCTCTAGGGGTAAAGTTGTGAAAGGAATTTTGTACCCACCCAAAgttgtctttaaaatgtaaagagggggtggggcgcctggatggctcaatcagttgagcaatGGACttgctagggtcatgatctcgcagttccagTTTGTGGGGTCgaccctgtgtctggctctgtgatggcagctcggagcctggagccgctttggacctctctctctgcccctcccccatgtgctagctctctctctcaaaataaaacataaaaaaaattttttttttaacataaagggaaaggacacctgggtggctcagttggttaagcgtctgacttcagctcaggtcatgatctcatgtttttgagttcaagtcctgctctgtgctgtcagcacagagcctggagcctactttggattctgtctccctctctctctgccccttccggactcctgctctgcctctctctctctctctcaaaaataaacagtaaaaaaaaattaagaacaaaatgtAAAGGGAATATGCATTCTaatcacttaggaaaaaaatgcctGACAATAAAACTCACCCAACAAGAAATTAATCAAATTCAGGatttgggaataaaaagcagCAGTAAAAGGAATggtagtaaacattttaaaaactaaataaaaatgggaaatagtTTTAGGACTTGATGTGAACAAAAtgtgtggattttgtttttcataatagGAGTCCTACACTTCACTAAAACATACatgaaaaccaggaaaaaataaCTCCAGCctctttaatgttttctataattGCCCTTAATTTTAAGAGGAGTCttttagtggggcacctgggtggctcagtgggttgaacatctaacttttgattttagctcaggtcatgatcccagtgtttgtgagatcaagccccgtgtcgggctccacactgagcatggagcctgcttaattaagattctctctctccctctgcccctctcccctgctcattctctgtctaaaattaaaaaaatttttaaggaaatctttTAGAACTaccatagaaaaaaatttttaagttgagcAGTTCATTTCACTTTTTGTTAAATCCAAGTAAAATTAATTTGCTATATTTACTGAACATAGCACATGAGCCCACTTTCTAAAAACtctttgtatgtatgtttgtCTATGTTTAAGAGAAATAGCTGGGGgttgcctggctggttcagaCAGAAGAGCATATAGCTCTTGACTGGGgatatgagtttaagccctacattgagtataaagattacttaaataactctgctttgggtcctctgttccccccctctctctgccctcccctgcttttgacgctctctgtctcaaaaataaacattaaaaaatagtattaaaataaacctgaggcgtgcctgggtggctcaggcagttgaacgtccagcttcgactcaggtcatgatctcatcgtgagttcgagccctgcgtcgagctctgtactgacagctcagagcctggagcctgcttcggattctgtgtccccctctctccgccccacccctgcttgtgctctctgtcttttaaaaatgaataaacataaaaaaaatttttttaataaaaaaataaagtaaacctgaggtttaaaaagtatttctgatTGATGGATGATTTCTATACTTTGTTcctttatttaatactttttttaaatgaatacatttaaattatccTTCACAAGGGAAAAAATTAGTTGTTCCGACTTTAAAGCTATTTTATAAGCTCACCAACACATTTGATGTATTTTTGGGGACCACAAAATGGTAACCACCTTCCTGGAGGCAGTTTGGCAATATATAGCAGGAATCCTAAAACTTTTACCTTTTTTACCTAATAATCCCATAtacaaatataagtatatatctatatatattcacCATGctagaatatatacaaaaatagcTTTATCGCATCAtcttatatactttttaatatatgaggaaaaaacagcaaaaatgtcCATCTGTAGGGCACTTAACAAATAAATTGTATGgtacaaaattaatattcataCTTTGAATAATCTTTAATGGCAATGGAAGATACTAATCTCTCCATGTCATTAAACATTatacaaaacatttcaaaacaatatggtcttaagtgtggtgtgtgtgtgtactctgaATAAAGATTGATAATTTTGGCACTTCCAACTGCTCTACAATGAATTTGAATTCACAatcaaaaacttttaagtttacaACTTCTAAGAGAAGTTTACAAACTTCTAAAACTGAGCTGCTGCTGGTATAAATTACAAACAGAGTATTATTACAGTTTTCCACTTGGAACAGTTTTGCCAGTTACTGAGCACTGGTAATTGCTGAAGGAGGGACAAGTGAGATACTGAAAATTACTATATAGAACACTATCACAAAAGTAAAGCCTAAATTACTGGGCTTTATAAAACCCCCAAAATACGTTTTTCCAGGTGATATATACCTCTTTCCTTTAGAAAGTAAAGCTGAATTAGGGACAGTCTCTTATTGGAGATTTAGTAATCTCAATACCTAACagggtgctcaaactcacaaccccaagatcaagagctgcatgctcttaAGACTGGGTgcctcagagatttttttttttaacgaaagtttcaaataaatacaaaagaacagTAAAATGAACACTTTACACACCTCATCATCTGTTCTCCAAGACttgaaaaaagattaaatacatgaacgctatttaaaaaaaacctgaatgctgagtgtctaggtggctcagtcaattaagcatcatctgacttcggctcaggtcataatctcacagttcacgagtttgagcctcacattggactctgctgtcatcgcagagcctacttcagatcctctgtctccccctctctctgctcctcccccacttgctctcactctctcttcctcaaaactaaaaacattaaacaaaaacaaaaacaccaatgtTCCAAGTCATATAGGCATACCTCGTTTTACTGCACTTCACTTACTGCCCCTCAAAGAtactgaggttttttgttttgttttgttttgaccaaTTGAGGATTTATGGCAACCCTGCATGGAGCAAGTCTATTGGTGCCTTTTTTTCTGATAGCATTTGATGACTTTGCATCTctatcacattttggtaattctcacaatatttcaaagttttgtattattgtatttatCACGGTGATCTGTGCCATGGTTTTGGGTGTCACAAACCATGCCCATATAAGATAGCAAACTTAATAAATgcgtgtgttctgactgctctacCAATCAGccatttcctcatctctctctctcccttgggcTTCCCTTTTCCCTGAGAcataatattgaaattaggctAATTTAGAACCCTACAGTGGCATCTacgtgttcaagtgaaaggaaaaaatcaatcTATGTGGCAAAACTACAtttgtgtcttattttaagaaattgttacAGCCAACTCAACCTTCAGCAACAACCACCTGATCAGTCAGCACTCAAgtcaagaccctccaccagcaaaaagattatgactcactgaattTCAGCTGATGGTTAAcatattttagcaataaaattAAGGCATGTACATTTTCGACAAGCTACTGTACACTTAAATCAACTACAGGATAAGTGTAAACGTAACTTACATGCACTGGGAAATCAAAAAAGGCATTTGACTCACTTTAATGCGATACTCGCTTTATTGCAGTGATCTGGGACCTAATCTGCAACAGCTCCGAGGTATGCctatattttaacaaaaacataCACTGGGCCAGCTATCTCATTaacagaacaaatgagcaaactcCACCATTTAGTAGGATTCTGAGAGATACTGAAGTTTTAATATGAAGAACTTACAGTAAATAGACCTGAtcttaacatttaataaataccttTTCAGGGCTGTAAATATGGCAGGAAAGCCCTCAACCTCCTGCAATAGATTTCAAGCATCTTCCAAGGTGGAAAATATGGCAAAAGCCCAGAGTCTCCTATTTAAGTAATGCATATCTGAGGAAGCAGAACAAAGATAATACACTGTccttaaaatacatttgtatttacttattctgCAGATTTCCAAATAAATCTATAGGATCATTTAGTCCAAAATCCCTGTCAAATATGTAATTGGGAGGTTTAGACAAAATGACCTCAGCTCAATGGATAGTACCAAAAAGAGCTAAAATACTACTAACAACACAAGTTTAATTTCAACTATAATCAGTTACCACAACCATTATTGGTAAACACCATCCTGGCAAGTGTGCATTCCAGGTAGTAACAGAACTCAGAATGGATAGTCTGGCACATACTAGTACCTCAGTAAGTAAGAAATCTCTTCCCTCCACTCAAATTGCCAGTATCAGTCTCAGTGTTTAAAAACTCTTCTTCAAAAGATctgtttccattctctttccaACATAGAAGTGTGCTACCTTGGAATTCACTTTATCATTTTGCACCTCTGTTTTCTCAATGATGAACAGACATGAAGACAGTATATGTTTCTATCAACTTCATATGGGTGTTGTGAAGATCCAGTAAaataaaggacattaaaaaagaTTCTTGGTTCTCTAAGTCTGTAATTTAGAATGCTCCATTCACTGAGAGTAAAACAAATCTCTAAATTGTTACATATCTCCATGATCTAAACAACCATATGAATTAACCAAATTTGACGCTTGTCAAAAAgatttattaacttaaaatagaattacttCAAATACAGACAAAAGCaactttctgttcaattttgaatattttcaatatacaagaatgtaaaagaaaaaattctgaatctTCAcgttgtagttttattttattatttttttttttttagcttttaaaaagtttttggcACTACAAGGTTCTGTAAAGAATAGAAGTGACAAATTTAAAACACATGAAAGTTTTTCCTAATTCTTAAGAACAATATATATAAAGTCTGAAGCAACCAAAGTATGAATACAgctaatagaaaataaagaatgtaattttttaaattctctctttataCAATTCATCAAgattaaacaaaacataaaattcccttaaaaatagggtaataaaatagatgaaatttGTATCACTCAATTTGGTGATACTAGTAAAAACTATAGttcatatttatatacaaataatacagTCTTTAAAAACAGTCTTAGAATTTAAATAAGCTATCTAAAcgtgttaaaattttaaatcaggacctgatttgttttgctttccattaAATGTCACTTTTTCTGCTGAATGTAACTGACATTGAGGTACGGATACCCTTGAGACAGCAGGATTGGCTGGTTGCTGTGCATCGGTAGACCAGCTGAAAGAAAATGGACTCGCATTACTCCGACACGTTTCCTCTTGGTGGGTGGGGACAACGCTCTCTACACCGACGGGTGGCACATCTGTCTGTTGGACACAACACAGACAGGAAACTGAAAGGCTTGTGCCTATATATCTGACAACGCTTAGAATTAATAACTTGTagctagttctctttttttctatttatatagtAAAGAGGAGATAAAGCATGTAAAAACATTTcgcaggagaaagaagaggagagcagGGAAACATGGGtatgtgaaagaaaagagagatgaaggGGAGGTACCAAAGGCAACAAATTCACCAGGGAAGAATTTCAGACTCCCCCCAACCATCCCACCAGCCCACCAAGCCCTTATATGATTAATAACTTTTTTCAACCTTAGTTCTTTACTCAGAAGATTAAGTCCGCCACAGTCAATGTTCTGCCATTCTATAATATAGGGATGCCCCAGCAATACACGGATAGTTTACAAAGGCTTAAATGAATCAAGCCTGAAACTTGTACCAGGGGTTTCCCCTTAAAGTTACCATTTAATTCAGTCAGCATTTCTTGAGTgcctttctttaatttcttgaacTCCTAGTTTAAGTGTCGTAAGTAACTGACTCTAGTTTTTTAATTCATAGGTTAACGAAGAGCTGAGGGCCAGACTCAGACATTCCCTATTAGAATTGAAATACCT from Panthera uncia isolate 11264 unplaced genomic scaffold, Puncia_PCG_1.0 HiC_scaffold_258, whole genome shotgun sequence encodes the following:
- the LOC125917848 gene encoding pre-mRNA-splicing factor 38A isoform X2, whose product is MVLCKLSLFQLERVPSPDHRRRSYRDLDKPRRSPTLRYRRSRSRSPRRRSRSPKRRSPSPRRERHRSKSPRRHRSRSRDRRHRSRSKSPGHHRSHRHRSHSKSPERSKKSHKKSRRGNE
- the LOC125917848 gene encoding pre-mRNA-splicing factor 38A isoform X1, with the protein product MVLCKLSLFQLERVPSPDHRRRSYRDLDKPRRSPTLRYRRSRSRSPRRRSRSPKRRSHLHSPSPRRERHRSKSPRRHRSRSRDRRHRSRSKSPGHHRSHRHRSHSKSPERSKKSHKKSRRGNE